A single region of the Streptomyces sp. NBC_00236 genome encodes:
- a CDS encoding diacylglycerol kinase family protein, which translates to MTSEITLFVNPTAGRGRGAHAAQPAASALRDAGFSVRTVLGEDADDALRRAREAVAGGTGALIAVGGDGMMSLALQAVAGTLTPLGVVAVGTGNDFARALGMPIRDPAAAGRLAAEALKGGAVREIDLGRVGERWFGSVLASGFDSRVNDRGNRMRWGGRFKYDLAILAELAAFEPITYRMSLDGGPFREIEATLIAVGNGSTYGGGMRICADAVMDDGLFDVTVVGDCSRATLLKVFPKVYRGTHLGHPAVTVHRVSSIALEAVGVTAYADGEPLGALPLTATCVPGAARVLGARSTTGD; encoded by the coding sequence GTGACCAGCGAGATCACCCTTTTCGTCAATCCCACCGCAGGACGCGGCCGGGGCGCGCACGCCGCGCAGCCGGCCGCTTCCGCGTTGCGGGACGCCGGATTCTCCGTCCGTACGGTGCTCGGCGAGGACGCCGATGACGCGTTGCGGCGGGCCCGCGAGGCGGTCGCCGGGGGAACGGGCGCGCTCATAGCCGTCGGCGGCGACGGGATGATGTCCCTCGCCCTCCAGGCGGTCGCCGGAACCCTGACCCCGCTCGGTGTCGTCGCCGTCGGCACGGGCAACGACTTCGCCCGCGCCCTCGGTATGCCGATACGGGATCCGGCCGCGGCGGGACGGCTGGCCGCCGAGGCGCTCAAGGGCGGCGCTGTCCGCGAGATCGACCTCGGCCGGGTCGGTGAGCGCTGGTTCGGATCCGTGCTCGCCTCCGGCTTCGACTCCCGCGTCAACGACCGCGGCAACCGGATGCGCTGGGGCGGCCGGTTCAAGTACGACCTGGCGATCCTCGCCGAACTCGCGGCCTTCGAGCCCATCACGTACCGCATGAGTCTGGACGGCGGACCGTTCCGCGAGATCGAGGCGACGCTCATCGCGGTCGGTAACGGCTCGACCTACGGCGGCGGCATGCGGATCTGCGCGGACGCCGTCATGGACGACGGCCTCTTCGACGTGACCGTCGTCGGCGACTGCAGCCGCGCCACGCTCCTCAAGGTGTTCCCCAAGGTCTACAGGGGAACGCACCTCGGCCACCCCGCCGTCACCGTGCACCGGGTCTCCTCCATTGCGCTGGAAGCGGTCGGTGTCACCGCGTACGCGGACGGTGAACCCCTCGGCGCGCTTCCGCTGACCGCCACCTGTGTACCGGGTGCCGCCCGGGTGCTGGGGGCTCGTTCCACCACGGGCGATTAA
- the tatC gene encoding twin-arginine translocase subunit TatC encodes MLKSARKQEKDGEGRMPLADHLRELRNRLLIAVVAVIVITSITAFFYQDLIDFLIRPILESVGCTDGQKKQANGRPCAEMTVNGLVAPFSIALKVSLMAGVLFSTPVWLYQLWAFLAPGLHRNEKKYALSFVGAGVPLFCVGAALAYILMPQTAAVLLDFTPDNTTNLLPVDDYLDIVTRMVIVFGLAFELPLLLVLLNFTGVLTAKRLGSWWRAMIMGITVFAAVATPTGDPLTMVVLAAPIVLLYFLALGICLVNDRRRRRENPDADLDDDEASDLDLTPQDIGEMENVSASLPAQADGEHDGGRSSGRDGYDDIT; translated from the coding sequence TTGCTCAAGTCTGCCCGCAAGCAGGAGAAGGACGGCGAGGGGCGGATGCCTCTCGCTGATCACCTGCGCGAGTTGCGTAACCGACTGCTGATCGCGGTCGTGGCGGTCATCGTGATCACGTCGATCACGGCCTTCTTCTACCAGGATCTGATCGACTTCCTGATCCGCCCGATCCTGGAGTCGGTCGGGTGCACCGACGGCCAGAAGAAGCAGGCGAACGGCCGTCCCTGCGCCGAGATGACGGTGAACGGTCTGGTCGCACCGTTCTCCATCGCCCTCAAGGTCTCCCTCATGGCGGGCGTGCTGTTCTCCACTCCCGTCTGGCTCTACCAGCTCTGGGCGTTCCTGGCCCCGGGTCTCCACAGGAACGAGAAGAAGTACGCGCTGAGCTTCGTCGGCGCCGGAGTGCCGCTGTTCTGCGTGGGTGCCGCTCTCGCGTACATCCTGATGCCCCAGACCGCGGCGGTGCTGCTCGACTTCACACCGGACAACACGACGAACCTGCTGCCCGTCGACGACTACCTCGACATCGTCACGCGCATGGTGATCGTGTTCGGCCTCGCCTTCGAGCTGCCGCTCCTGCTCGTCCTGCTGAACTTCACCGGTGTCCTCACGGCCAAGCGGCTCGGGTCCTGGTGGCGCGCGATGATCATGGGCATCACGGTCTTCGCCGCCGTCGCCACCCCCACCGGTGACCCGCTGACCATGGTGGTACTGGCCGCGCCGATCGTGCTGCTCTACTTCCTCGCGCTCGGCATCTGCCTCGTCAACGACCGGCGGAGGCGTCGCGAGAACCCCGACGCCGACCTCGACGACGACGAGGCCTCGGACCTGGACCTCACGCCCCAGGACATCGGCGAGATGGAGAACGTGTCGGCTTCGCTGCCCGCGCAGGCGGACGGGGAACATGACGGCGGACGATCGTCCGGGCGAGACGGTTACGACGACATCACCTGA